In Littorina saxatilis isolate snail1 linkage group LG8, US_GU_Lsax_2.0, whole genome shotgun sequence, a single genomic region encodes these proteins:
- the LOC138973171 gene encoding multidrug resistance-associated protein 1-like isoform X2 has translation MRYLSSRETGREWQGYVLCVAMFLALLAKSQLFTHSMFHAARVGIRMKSTLIAAIYHKALSMSKRNTATVGEIVNLMSVDAQRVQDVMVVCFYAATSPLQIVVAVVLLYYTIGPSIFVGLLLLLCLVPINAYVITRNRQLQSSNLKFKDARIKLYSEVLNGIKVLKLYAWESSFRTRILETRLKEVAVLFKMAVLNTIMSLCWEMAPFLVTLVTFATYVLSDPNNKLDAGKAFVTLALFNVIRPPLAMLAKMIMYAILVQVSIKRLRHFLVSDDLNPDAVIREDWGRPAICVEDGTFTWNDDQSSPALHNINLTIGEGRLVAVVGPVGCGKSSLISAMLGEMEKVKGAVVFKGSIAYVPQQAWILNATVRDNILFGKPFSRTRYRRIVEKCELERDLTILSDGDMTEIGEKGMNLSGGQKQRVSVARAAYSDSDVYLLDDPLSAVDSHVGKAIFSSIIGPSGILRNKTRVLVTHGLHWLPMVDEVIVMHDGKISERGSYEELVSHDGPFAQFLKTYLTEVFEVEEAEDPDIAEIHGRMRVRLGSVTSCESSDDGALRARVRCLKGRQQTAARSGVEDSLTMSATSDTDIEGSRDGPGRLNTPEAVSKGKVDPSVFRYYASAVGLLPILLALLSFCVFQVLSVGSSYWLKEWSRHSSPPYLPTLLSYTNHTTVTSYVTASYYTTDSNYTMVDNDSNDSTSTANSSNASDLYIQQDKDNHDDRFYLAIYGVLGIGQVVFLFAFNMVHWTRMAVSARTLHARLADSMMHAPMAFFDTTPTGRVLNRVSYDVETVDTSLPLIIRDWLVTFALVLVTLAVIMIQTPLAGVVLLPTAVLYYFCQRFYVPTARQLRRIECVTRTPIYVLFSETISGAASIRAYDVTQRFLEESKSRVDQNQVYFFAYHAAIRWMQWNLDVLSAVIVLAASVFAIADTTNDSADAGLCISYALQLSGTLTWMTRQICDFETNIVSVERLKEYSEITPEADWTIPEKNPPAQWPERGEVTFNNYTTRYRSDLPLVLKGVTCTIRPGQKVGVVGRTGAGKSSLALSLFRLVEAAGGSIVIDGVNIADMGLHDLRARLTILPQEPVLFSGTLRMNLDPFDEYTDTQLWTALTRAHLHHVVAALPQHLHFQCGEEGGNLSMGQKQLVCLARTLLRRTKILVLDEATAAVDMETDALIQNTIRTAFSHSTVITIAHRLNTIMDYDKILVMSGGRIEEFAPPDVLLADRSSAFFGMAREAGLV, from the exons ATGCGCTACCTGTCGTCGCGTGAGACAGGGCGGGAGTGGCAGGGCTACGTGCTGTGTGTGGCCATGTTCCTGGCGCTGCTTGCCAAGTCGCAGCTCTTCACACACTCCATGTTCCACGCTGCACGTGTCGGCATCCGCATGAAGTCCACGCTCATCGCCGCCATCTATCACAAG GCGCTGTCCATGAGCAAGCGGAACACAGCCACCGTGGGGGAGATCGTCAACCTGATGTCAGTGGATGCTCAGCGCGTGCAGGACGTCATGGTCGTCTGCTTCTACGCCGCGACCTCCCCGCTGCAGATTGTTGTCGCCGTCGTCCTCCTCTACTACACGATAG GGCCGTCCATCTTTGTGggtctgttgctgctgctgtgcTTGGTGCCCATCAACGCCTACGTCATTACCAGGAACCGACAGCTGCAGAGCAGCAACCTCAAGTTCAAGGATGCCAGGATCAAATTATACAGCGAAGTTCTCAATGGCATCAAG GTGCTGAAGCTGTACGCGTGGGAGTCGTCATTCCGCACCAGGATCCTTGAGACGCGCCTGAAGGAGGTGGCCGTGCTCTTCAAGATGGCCGTGCTAAACACCATCATGAGTCTCTGCTGGGAGATGGCGCCCTTCCTC GTGACCTTGGTGACGTTCGCTACCTACGTGCTGTCGGACCCCAACAACAAGCTGGACGCGGGCAAGGCCTTCGTCACACTGGCTCTCTTCAACGTCATCAGGCCGCCCCTCGCCATGCTGGCCAAGATGATCATGTATGCCATTCTG GTGCAAGTGTCAATCAAACGCCTCCGACACTTCCTTGTCAGTGATGACCTTAACCCAGATGCCGTGATACGCGAGGATTGGGGAA GGCCAGCGATCTGTGTGGAGGACGGCACGTTCACGTGGAATGACGACCAGTCCTCTCCTGCCTTGCACAA CATCAACCTGACTATCGGAGAAGGACGGctggtggcggtggtggggCCTGTGGGCTGCGGCAAGTCCTCACTGATCAGCGCCATGTTGGGGGAGATGGAGAAGGTCAAGGGCGCAGTTGTTTTCAAG GGAAGCATCGCTTACGTGCCCCAGCAGGCCTGGATCCTGAATGCAACAGTGCGTGACAACATTCTGTTCGGGAAGCCGTTCAGCCGCACCAGGTACAGACGGATCGTGGAGAAGTGTGAGTTGGAGCGTGACCTGACAATCCTGTCTGATGGCGACATGACGGAGATTGGAGAAAAG GGTATGAACCTGAGTGGCGGTCAGAAGCAGCGTGTGAGTGTGGCACGTGCTGCGTACAGTGACAGTGACGTCTACCTGCTGGATGACCCGCTCAGCGCTGTCGACTCTCACGTGGGCAAGGCCATCTTCAGCAGCATCATAGGACCCTCCGGCATCCTGCGCAACAAG ACACGAGTGCTAGTGACGCACGGTCTTCATTGGCTGCCCATGGTGGACGAGGTCATCGTGATGCATGACGGAAAGATCTCCGAACGAGGTAGCTACGAGGAGCTGGTGTCGCATGACGGGCCGTTCGCTCAGTTCCTAAAGACCTACCTGACGGAGGTGTTTGAAGTGGAGGAGGCGGAGGACCCAGATA TCGCGGAGATTCACGGGAGAATGCGCGTGAGACTGGGTAGTGTGACGTCATGTGAATCATCGGATGACGGCGCTCTCAGAGCACGTGTCAGATGTCTCAA AGGCAGACAGCAGACGGCAGCGAGGAGTGGGGTAGAAGACTCGCTGACCATGTCCGCAACATCAGACACTGATATTGAGGGGAGCAGGGACGGCCCGGGGCGTCTCAACACGCCAGAGGCCGTGTCCAAAGGCAAA GTAGACCCCAGCGTGTTCCGCTACTACGCCTCTGCCGTGGGTCTGCTGCCCATTCTGCTCGCCCTCCTCAGCTTCTGCGTCTTTCAG GTGCTGAGTGTGGGGTCCAGCTACTGGCTGAAGGAGTGGTCCCGTCATTCCTCGCCTCCTTATCTCCCCACGCTGCTCAGTTACACCAACCACACCACAGTCACTAGCTACGTCACGGCCAGTTACTACACCACTGACAGTAATTACACCATGGTCGACAATGACAGCAACGACAGTACCAGCACGGCCAACAGCTCCAACGCAAGTGACCTATACATTCAGCAGGACAAGGACAACCACGATGATCGTTTCTACCTGGCCATCTACGGCGTTCTTGGCATCGGACAAG TGGTCTTCCTGTTCGCCTTCAACATGGTGCACTGGACCCGGATGGCCGTGTCGGCCCGCACGCTGCACGCCCGTCTCGCTGACAGCATGATGCACGCCCCCATGGCCTTCTTCGACACCACGCCCACTGGGCGTGTCCTCAACCGCGTGTCCTACGACGTGGAGACCGTCGACACTTCGCTTCCGCTCATTATCAGGGACTGGCTG GTGACGTTCGCCCTGGTGCTGGTGACGCTGGCAGTGATCATGATCCAGACACCGCTGGCCGGGGTCGTGCTGCTGCCCACCGCCGTCCTCTACTACTTCTGTCAG AGATTCTACGTGCCCACAGCTCGCCAGCTTCGCCGTATCGAGTGCGTGACCCGCACTCCTATCTACGTTCTCTTTAGTGAGACAATCAGCGGCGCCGCCTCTATCAGGGCATATGACGTCACTCAGAGATTTCTGGAAGAGTCCAAGTCAAGGGTGGACCAAAACCAGGTTTACTTCTTTGCCTACCATGCCGCCATCAG GTGGATGCAGTGGAACCTGGACGTGCTGTCAGCCGTCATCGTGCTGGCGGCCTCCGTCTTCGCCATCGCCGACACCACCAACGACTCGGCTGATGCCGGACTCTGCATTTCCTATGCGTTGCAG TTATCTGGGACCCTTACGTGGATGACCCGACAGATATGTGACTTCGAGACCAACATCGTGTCGGTGGAGAGGCTCAAAGAATACTCCGAAATCACGCCCGAG GCAGACTGGACCATCCCAGAAAAAAATCCCCCAGCCCAGTGGCCGGAGCGTGGGGAGGTGACCTTCAACAACTACACCACTCGCTACCGTTCTGACCTGCCCCTGGTGCTCAAGGGGGTCACGTGCACCATACGACCTGGACAAAAG GTGGGCGTTGTGGGGCGGACAGGGGCAGGTAAATCGTCcctggctctgtctctctttcgccTTGTGGAGGCGGCTGGCGGTTCCATTGTGATTGACGGCGTCAACATCGCTGACATGGGGCTGCACGACCTGAGGGCGCGTCTCACCATCCTGCCCCAG gagcCCGTGCTGTTCTCGGGCACGCTGCGGATGAACCTGGACCCGTTCGACGAGTACACGGACACCCAGCTGTGGACAGCGCTGACCAGAGCCCACCTCCATCACGTGGTGGCCGCCCTGCCGCAACACCTGCACTTCCAGTGCGGGGAGGAAGGAGGCAATCTCAG TATGGGACAGAAACAGCTGGTGTGTCTGGCCAGGACGTTGTTACGGAGGACCAAGATCCTGGTGCTAGATGAAGCCACGGCGGCGGTTGACATGGAAACGGACGCCTTGATCCAGAACACCATCCGCACCGCCTTCAGCCACAGCACCGTCATCACCATCGCCCACAGACTCAACACCATCATGGACTACGACAA GATCCTGGTGATGTCAGGAGGTCGGATAGAAGAGTTCGCTCCCCCTGATGTCCTGCTGGCTGACAGGTCATCGGCTTTCTTCGGCATGGCCAGGGAGGCTGGCCTCGTGTGA
- the LOC138973171 gene encoding multidrug resistance-associated protein 1-like isoform X1 has product MRYLSSRETGREWQGYVLCVAMFLALLAKSQLFTHSMFHAARVGIRMKSTLIAAIYHKALSMSKRNTATVGEIVNLMSVDAQRVQDVMVVCFYAATSPLQIVVAVVLLYYTIGPSIFVGLLLLLCLVPINAYVITRNRQLQSSNLKFKDARIKLYSEVLNGIKVLKLYAWESSFRTRILETRLKEVAVLFKMAVLNTIMSLCWEMAPFLVTLVTFATYVLSDPNNKLDAGKAFVTLALFNVIRPPLAMLAKMIMYAILVQVSIKRLRHFLVSDDLNPDAVIREDWGRPAICVEDGTFTWNDDQSSPALHNINLTIGEGRLVAVVGPVGCGKSSLISAMLGEMEKVKGAVVFKGSIAYVPQQAWILNATVRDNILFGKPFSRTRYRRIVEKCELERDLTILSDGDMTEIGEKGMNLSGGQKQRVSVARAAYSDSDVYLLDDPLSAVDSHVGKAIFSSIIGPSGILRNKTRVLVTHGLHWLPMVDEVIVMHDGKISERGSYEELVSHDGPFAQFLKTYLTEVFEVEEAEDPDIAEIHGRMRVRLGSVTSCESSDDGALRARVRCLNRGRQQTAARSGVEDSLTMSATSDTDIEGSRDGPGRLNTPEAVSKGKVDPSVFRYYASAVGLLPILLALLSFCVFQVLSVGSSYWLKEWSRHSSPPYLPTLLSYTNHTTVTSYVTASYYTTDSNYTMVDNDSNDSTSTANSSNASDLYIQQDKDNHDDRFYLAIYGVLGIGQVVFLFAFNMVHWTRMAVSARTLHARLADSMMHAPMAFFDTTPTGRVLNRVSYDVETVDTSLPLIIRDWLVTFALVLVTLAVIMIQTPLAGVVLLPTAVLYYFCQRFYVPTARQLRRIECVTRTPIYVLFSETISGAASIRAYDVTQRFLEESKSRVDQNQVYFFAYHAAIRWMQWNLDVLSAVIVLAASVFAIADTTNDSADAGLCISYALQLSGTLTWMTRQICDFETNIVSVERLKEYSEITPEADWTIPEKNPPAQWPERGEVTFNNYTTRYRSDLPLVLKGVTCTIRPGQKVGVVGRTGAGKSSLALSLFRLVEAAGGSIVIDGVNIADMGLHDLRARLTILPQEPVLFSGTLRMNLDPFDEYTDTQLWTALTRAHLHHVVAALPQHLHFQCGEEGGNLSMGQKQLVCLARTLLRRTKILVLDEATAAVDMETDALIQNTIRTAFSHSTVITIAHRLNTIMDYDKILVMSGGRIEEFAPPDVLLADRSSAFFGMAREAGLV; this is encoded by the exons ATGCGCTACCTGTCGTCGCGTGAGACAGGGCGGGAGTGGCAGGGCTACGTGCTGTGTGTGGCCATGTTCCTGGCGCTGCTTGCCAAGTCGCAGCTCTTCACACACTCCATGTTCCACGCTGCACGTGTCGGCATCCGCATGAAGTCCACGCTCATCGCCGCCATCTATCACAAG GCGCTGTCCATGAGCAAGCGGAACACAGCCACCGTGGGGGAGATCGTCAACCTGATGTCAGTGGATGCTCAGCGCGTGCAGGACGTCATGGTCGTCTGCTTCTACGCCGCGACCTCCCCGCTGCAGATTGTTGTCGCCGTCGTCCTCCTCTACTACACGATAG GGCCGTCCATCTTTGTGggtctgttgctgctgctgtgcTTGGTGCCCATCAACGCCTACGTCATTACCAGGAACCGACAGCTGCAGAGCAGCAACCTCAAGTTCAAGGATGCCAGGATCAAATTATACAGCGAAGTTCTCAATGGCATCAAG GTGCTGAAGCTGTACGCGTGGGAGTCGTCATTCCGCACCAGGATCCTTGAGACGCGCCTGAAGGAGGTGGCCGTGCTCTTCAAGATGGCCGTGCTAAACACCATCATGAGTCTCTGCTGGGAGATGGCGCCCTTCCTC GTGACCTTGGTGACGTTCGCTACCTACGTGCTGTCGGACCCCAACAACAAGCTGGACGCGGGCAAGGCCTTCGTCACACTGGCTCTCTTCAACGTCATCAGGCCGCCCCTCGCCATGCTGGCCAAGATGATCATGTATGCCATTCTG GTGCAAGTGTCAATCAAACGCCTCCGACACTTCCTTGTCAGTGATGACCTTAACCCAGATGCCGTGATACGCGAGGATTGGGGAA GGCCAGCGATCTGTGTGGAGGACGGCACGTTCACGTGGAATGACGACCAGTCCTCTCCTGCCTTGCACAA CATCAACCTGACTATCGGAGAAGGACGGctggtggcggtggtggggCCTGTGGGCTGCGGCAAGTCCTCACTGATCAGCGCCATGTTGGGGGAGATGGAGAAGGTCAAGGGCGCAGTTGTTTTCAAG GGAAGCATCGCTTACGTGCCCCAGCAGGCCTGGATCCTGAATGCAACAGTGCGTGACAACATTCTGTTCGGGAAGCCGTTCAGCCGCACCAGGTACAGACGGATCGTGGAGAAGTGTGAGTTGGAGCGTGACCTGACAATCCTGTCTGATGGCGACATGACGGAGATTGGAGAAAAG GGTATGAACCTGAGTGGCGGTCAGAAGCAGCGTGTGAGTGTGGCACGTGCTGCGTACAGTGACAGTGACGTCTACCTGCTGGATGACCCGCTCAGCGCTGTCGACTCTCACGTGGGCAAGGCCATCTTCAGCAGCATCATAGGACCCTCCGGCATCCTGCGCAACAAG ACACGAGTGCTAGTGACGCACGGTCTTCATTGGCTGCCCATGGTGGACGAGGTCATCGTGATGCATGACGGAAAGATCTCCGAACGAGGTAGCTACGAGGAGCTGGTGTCGCATGACGGGCCGTTCGCTCAGTTCCTAAAGACCTACCTGACGGAGGTGTTTGAAGTGGAGGAGGCGGAGGACCCAGATA TCGCGGAGATTCACGGGAGAATGCGCGTGAGACTGGGTAGTGTGACGTCATGTGAATCATCGGATGACGGCGCTCTCAGAGCACGTGTCAGATGTCTCAA caGAGGCAGACAGCAGACGGCAGCGAGGAGTGGGGTAGAAGACTCGCTGACCATGTCCGCAACATCAGACACTGATATTGAGGGGAGCAGGGACGGCCCGGGGCGTCTCAACACGCCAGAGGCCGTGTCCAAAGGCAAA GTAGACCCCAGCGTGTTCCGCTACTACGCCTCTGCCGTGGGTCTGCTGCCCATTCTGCTCGCCCTCCTCAGCTTCTGCGTCTTTCAG GTGCTGAGTGTGGGGTCCAGCTACTGGCTGAAGGAGTGGTCCCGTCATTCCTCGCCTCCTTATCTCCCCACGCTGCTCAGTTACACCAACCACACCACAGTCACTAGCTACGTCACGGCCAGTTACTACACCACTGACAGTAATTACACCATGGTCGACAATGACAGCAACGACAGTACCAGCACGGCCAACAGCTCCAACGCAAGTGACCTATACATTCAGCAGGACAAGGACAACCACGATGATCGTTTCTACCTGGCCATCTACGGCGTTCTTGGCATCGGACAAG TGGTCTTCCTGTTCGCCTTCAACATGGTGCACTGGACCCGGATGGCCGTGTCGGCCCGCACGCTGCACGCCCGTCTCGCTGACAGCATGATGCACGCCCCCATGGCCTTCTTCGACACCACGCCCACTGGGCGTGTCCTCAACCGCGTGTCCTACGACGTGGAGACCGTCGACACTTCGCTTCCGCTCATTATCAGGGACTGGCTG GTGACGTTCGCCCTGGTGCTGGTGACGCTGGCAGTGATCATGATCCAGACACCGCTGGCCGGGGTCGTGCTGCTGCCCACCGCCGTCCTCTACTACTTCTGTCAG AGATTCTACGTGCCCACAGCTCGCCAGCTTCGCCGTATCGAGTGCGTGACCCGCACTCCTATCTACGTTCTCTTTAGTGAGACAATCAGCGGCGCCGCCTCTATCAGGGCATATGACGTCACTCAGAGATTTCTGGAAGAGTCCAAGTCAAGGGTGGACCAAAACCAGGTTTACTTCTTTGCCTACCATGCCGCCATCAG GTGGATGCAGTGGAACCTGGACGTGCTGTCAGCCGTCATCGTGCTGGCGGCCTCCGTCTTCGCCATCGCCGACACCACCAACGACTCGGCTGATGCCGGACTCTGCATTTCCTATGCGTTGCAG TTATCTGGGACCCTTACGTGGATGACCCGACAGATATGTGACTTCGAGACCAACATCGTGTCGGTGGAGAGGCTCAAAGAATACTCCGAAATCACGCCCGAG GCAGACTGGACCATCCCAGAAAAAAATCCCCCAGCCCAGTGGCCGGAGCGTGGGGAGGTGACCTTCAACAACTACACCACTCGCTACCGTTCTGACCTGCCCCTGGTGCTCAAGGGGGTCACGTGCACCATACGACCTGGACAAAAG GTGGGCGTTGTGGGGCGGACAGGGGCAGGTAAATCGTCcctggctctgtctctctttcgccTTGTGGAGGCGGCTGGCGGTTCCATTGTGATTGACGGCGTCAACATCGCTGACATGGGGCTGCACGACCTGAGGGCGCGTCTCACCATCCTGCCCCAG gagcCCGTGCTGTTCTCGGGCACGCTGCGGATGAACCTGGACCCGTTCGACGAGTACACGGACACCCAGCTGTGGACAGCGCTGACCAGAGCCCACCTCCATCACGTGGTGGCCGCCCTGCCGCAACACCTGCACTTCCAGTGCGGGGAGGAAGGAGGCAATCTCAG TATGGGACAGAAACAGCTGGTGTGTCTGGCCAGGACGTTGTTACGGAGGACCAAGATCCTGGTGCTAGATGAAGCCACGGCGGCGGTTGACATGGAAACGGACGCCTTGATCCAGAACACCATCCGCACCGCCTTCAGCCACAGCACCGTCATCACCATCGCCCACAGACTCAACACCATCATGGACTACGACAA GATCCTGGTGATGTCAGGAGGTCGGATAGAAGAGTTCGCTCCCCCTGATGTCCTGCTGGCTGACAGGTCATCGGCTTTCTTCGGCATGGCCAGGGAGGCTGGCCTCGTGTGA
- the LOC138973177 gene encoding uncharacterized protein, producing MVQLNDSENGIIIFAAPSNLHLLCDPAVKILGDGTFKTCPRFFTQLYILHAFKNGVYVPCVFCLLPSKSEDIYHKMFQAVHFMCVQQGLHLDVTSINLDFELATHKAVLKIWPNASIQGCFFHLSQAWYRKINSLGLSVDYQQPDSDVGLWLKRFFGLSFLNPTEVEDCLAFDVMLDAPDDERCVQFSNYILSTYAAPDATFPPTLWANHDLDDVKTTNGCESFHRHFSDLFRSPHPNVFELMANLKDIQAYSTTKLNTIRTGRGAPVLRRQVRLKRDAMATIKRRYAANDISRKQFVSKMAWKNLPAKL from the coding sequence atgGTGCAGCTCAATGACAGTGAAAACGGAATCATTATTTTTGCAGCACCATCAAATCTACATCTTCTCTGTGATCCTGCTGTCAAAATCCTGGGGGACGGCACCTTCAAAACATGTCCTCGGTTTTTTACTCAATTATACATCCTGCATGCTTTCAAAAACGGTGTCTATGTGCCATGTGTGTTCTGCCTACTTCCTTCGAAGTCAGAGGACATTTACCACAAAATGTTCCAAGCAGTCCACTTCATGTGTGTCCAGCAAGGACTTCATCTGGATGTTACATCAATCAATCTTGACTTCGAACTGGCAACCCACAAGGCTGTGCTCAAGATCTGGCCGAATGCTTCGATCCAGGGATGTTTCTTTCATCTTTCACAGGCCTGGTATCGGAAGATCAACAGTCTTGGACTGTCAGTCGACTACCAACAACCTGATTCAGACGTTGGTTTGTGGTTGAAGCGTTTCTTCGGTCTCAGCTTCCTGAACCCAACGGAAGTTGAGGACTGCCTGGCTTTTGATGTCATGCTCGATGCTCCCGATGATGAGAGGTGTGTGCAGTTTTCTAACTACATCCTGTCCACGTATGCTGCACCGGACGCCACTTTCCCTCCAACTCTATGGGCCAACCATGACCTGGATGATGTGAAGACAACGAATGGATGTGAGTCGTTCCACCGGCATTTCTCGGACCTGTTCAGATCCCCACACCCCAATGTGTTCGAGCTGATGGCCAACCTGAAGGACATACAAGCTTACAGCACTACAAAGTTGAATACAATCAGGACTGGTCGTGGGGCTCCGGTTTTGCGTCGACAAGTCCGTTTGAAGCGTGATGCGATGGCAACAATCAAGAGACGATACGCTGCCAATGACATTTCGAGAAAACAGTTCGTGTCAAAAATGGCTTGGAAGAATCTCCCAGCAAAACTCTAA
- the LOC138974580 gene encoding ATP-binding cassette sub-family C member 3-like, translating into MERFCEEQLWNTSLLVDNTWPQFTDCFRHTVLIWLPCAFLFLMLPYYVTSVRQRATDIEFKITALFGARLCCCITLTVLSFLHLAMRTRALTISTSPAAYLGDALYILSYTTLCLMTQFERLKGVHTSTIPFFFWLLTSLCNIIHLYTMVILKLYAYYTVSFTVFLLTYSLQLCSLALTAFVNNRGNERGKKGQRLCPETTCSFPSYLTFWWMTRLVVTGFGRDLEEGDLWQLPAGERSANLADRFNRMWAEEQRVCQQANRKEQCRATNASQSTKESTHLLDNGSPPDHHKEEEEGRWRPRLMRTLVRMMAGDFCVIFLQKAVSDFLYLCTPLLLGAMMRYLSLRETGREWQGYVLCLYAFNTSLAHGVDQVAYECSGNFIPFLLEPVQQLTQIGMKRVMLLPSQSLRQNAVVPEQRLVRSAHHDASTLGCDHQQVPSKSGTHL; encoded by the exons ATGGAGCGCTTTTGTGAGGAACAGCTGTGG AACACCAGCTTGTTGGTGGACAATACGTGGCCACAGTTCACCGACTGTTTCCGACACACCGTCCTCATCTGGCTGCCATGCGCCTTCCTCTTCCTTATGCTGCCCTACTACGTCACTTCCGTCCGACAGCGCGCCACCGACATTGAGTTCAAGATCACCGCTCTTTTTGGGGCACGGCTG TGTTGCTGCATCACACTGACCGTGCTGTCTTTCCTGCACCTGGCCATGAGGACACGTGCACTGACCATCAGCACCTCGCCTGCCGCCTACCTAGGAGACGCTCTCTACATCTTGTCCTAC ACCACATTATGCCTGATGACGCAGTTCGAACGACTGAAAGGCGTGCATACGTCAACAATACCCTTCTTTTTCTGGCTTCTGACATCGTTGTGTAACATCATACATCTCTACACGATGGTCATACTGAAG TTATACGCCTACTACACGGTGAGCTTCACCGTCTTCCTGCTGACCTACTCGCTGCAGCTGTGTTCACTGGCGCTCACCGCCTTCGTCAACAACCGGGGCAATGAGCGCGGCAAGAAGGGGCAG AGACTGTGCCCGGAAACCACGTGTTCCTTCCCATCCTACCTCACGTTTTGGTGGATGACCAG GCTTGTGGTGACGGGGTTTGGTCGTGACCTGGAGGAGGGCGACCTGTGGCAGCTACCTGCCGGTGAACGCAGCGCAAACCTGGCGGACCGCTTCAACCGTATGTGGGCCGAGGAGCAGCGTGTCTGCCAGCAAGCTAACCG GAAGGAGCAGTGCAGAGCGACCAATGCGAGCCAGTCTACCAAGGAATCCACACACTTGCTGGACAACGGCTCGCCGCCTGACCATCACAAGGAAGAG GAGGAGGGCAGATGGCGACCACGACTGATGCGGACACTGGTACGGATGATGGCGGGGGACTTCTGTGTCATCTTCCTGCAGAAAGCTGTCTCCGACTTCCTCTACCTCTGCACTCCCCTACTGCTCGG GGCAATGATGCGCTACCTGTCATTGCGAGAGACGGGACGGGAGTGGCAGGGCTACGTGctgtgtctctat gcattcaacacatcgttggcgcatggagtggatcaggttgcatatgaatgctctgggaacttcATTCCATTCCTGCTGGAGCCtgtgcagcagttgacccagattggcatgaagagggtgatgttgct accatcacagagcctccgccaaaacgctgtcgttccagaacagcgccttgtGCGAAGCGCTCACcacgacgcctccacactcggatgcgaccatcagcaggttccaagcaaaagcgggactcatctgtaa